A genomic region of Rhodospirillales bacterium contains the following coding sequences:
- a CDS encoding lipid A deacylase LpxR family protein, translating into MRKSLIFLVIVLFVLPAGAQEAQETQEESAQFWTLAIENDSIGGGTDHNYTSGVRLSYFDVGADFPDFAYNLADHVPTFSINETSSIFYTAGQNIFTPNDIRSRTQDPKDRPWAAFLYASMGMATLTSNHVDELEATLGVVGPWALGEQAQKFVHRRITDSPRPRGWDNQLKNEPGVILSWRRRWPWKFSHETHGLLFSAGPHIGVSLGNIYTYADTGLGFRISPASDRWEDTPLRVRPAMPGTGYFEKPENGLGWYIFGGVDGRAVARNIFLDGNSFRDSHSVDKLPLVGDANAGVAFTLGPARLSYTVVYRTREFDEQSSGDVFGAVSLSYRF; encoded by the coding sequence ATGAGAAAATCCCTCATATTTTTAGTTATCGTGTTGTTTGTTCTCCCCGCCGGGGCGCAAGAAGCGCAAGAGACACAGGAGGAGTCAGCACAATTCTGGACGCTGGCGATCGAAAATGATTCTATCGGTGGCGGCACCGATCATAATTACACCAGCGGCGTGCGGCTCAGTTATTTTGATGTCGGGGCCGACTTCCCCGATTTTGCGTATAATCTGGCCGATCATGTTCCGACTTTCTCAATAAACGAAACGTCCAGTATCTTTTATACGGCGGGGCAAAACATCTTTACGCCCAACGATATCCGCAGCCGGACGCAAGATCCGAAAGACCGGCCGTGGGCGGCTTTTCTCTACGCTTCTATGGGGATGGCGACCCTGACGAGCAATCACGTTGACGAACTGGAAGCGACACTGGGCGTCGTCGGGCCGTGGGCGCTGGGCGAACAGGCGCAAAAATTTGTTCACCGCCGTATAACCGATAGCCCGAGGCCCAGAGGCTGGGATAACCAGTTGAAAAACGAACCGGGGGTTATTTTGTCATGGCGGCGGCGCTGGCCATGGAAGTTTTCTCACGAAACGCACGGCTTGCTTTTCAGTGCCGGGCCTCATATCGGGGTTAGTCTGGGGAATATCTATACCTATGCGGATACGGGGCTGGGTTTCCGGATCAGCCCGGCCAGTGATCGCTGGGAAGATACGCCGCTGCGGGTGCGTCCTGCCATGCCTGGTACGGGGTATTTCGAAAAACCCGAAAACGGGCTGGGTTGGTATATTTTTGGCGGCGTTGATGGCCGGGCCGTTGCTCGCAATATTTTTCTTGATGGCAACAGCTTTCGTGACAGTCACAGCGTCGACAAACTGCCATTGGTCGGGGATGCCAATGCCGGGGTGGCGTTTACGCTGGGCCCGGCGCGGCTCAGCTACACGGTGGTTTACCGTACCCGCGAATTTGACGAACAATCCAGCGGCGATGTTTTTGGTGCCGTCAGCCTGTCTTACCGGTTTTGA
- a CDS encoding Smr/MutS family protein: MSSDDEEGLWAHVIRTITPLHKDGTPDKITPERTKSPPAPRKKTSVKMPVPTPDSGGGQQTKSPPNPGLDRRSEERLRRGKMAIDVRLDLHGMKQDEAHAALDRFVMASYAQGQRCLLVITGKGRSQGSEGVLRRRVPQWLSMAPFSEIVLRVIPARPQHGGEGALYVLLRRKRG, from the coding sequence ATGAGCAGCGATGATGAAGAAGGGCTCTGGGCGCATGTTATACGGACCATCACTCCGCTCCATAAAGACGGGACGCCCGATAAAATAACGCCGGAAAGGACAAAATCGCCGCCCGCGCCGCGGAAAAAAACATCGGTAAAAATGCCGGTTCCCACACCGGATTCCGGCGGCGGCCAGCAAACAAAATCACCGCCTAATCCGGGGCTGGATCGCCGCAGTGAAGAGCGCCTGCGCCGCGGAAAAATGGCGATAGACGTGCGGCTGGATTTGCATGGAATGAAACAGGACGAAGCGCACGCGGCTCTGGACCGGTTTGTCATGGCGAGCTATGCGCAGGGTCAGCGCTGCCTTTTGGTTATTACGGGCAAAGGGCGCTCGCAGGGCAGTGAGGGGGTGTTAAGGCGCCGGGTGCCGCAATGGCTTTCGATGGCGCCTTTCTCGGAAATTGTATTACGCGTAATACCCGCCCGCCCCCAGCACGGCGGCGAGGGGGCGTTATATGTGTTGTTGCGGCGTAAACGCGGTTAA